The DNA sequence TATCGAGGGAATCCGTCTCCAGACTCAGTCTAGACTTGACTTCCACTTGAAAAACGTCTTCTTTCTGAGAAACGAAATCTCCAGAAGGCACTGCGATTTCCATGGTAGTCAACATGGATCCGTTCGAATTACGCTCCCGTACGTTGTAGAAACTCAAAGCCTTTAACTTTGCACATGCGCGCGTCACTGCAACTGCTGATTCGCCATTCGCGCCCACAAACTGTTGTTGTATCTTATTGTTGAGCTGCCCGATTGCAAACTCGACCAGGGCAAGTTTCAAGGTGTCATTTGTTGTAGGACTATCCCACCCCTCACAGACACATAGATTAGGAGTCCTTAATTCAACATCGTTACACGTCCTGTCCGGAATCTGTCCAAATATTCCGTCTGGCCGGACACCGTTAGTTATGGGCCCTGCAAGTGCCCTTAGCGCATGATGTATGTCAATCATGGTGGTAAGTCTCCTCTGATTGGTCCGTAACGCGGCTACCGCCTCCTTGCCTAATATAGTCGCCACGTTGCTCGGTACAATCACGAACAAGCTCGGATGAAACATCTCGAACCTCCCCTCCGCTATCGCTGAAGTATAACGCGTGTACGTGTTACCGTGGTCAGCCAATAGAATCGTGATGGTGTCCTTCTCTCGGCCGATCAGATCAACGTACTCCCTCAGGTCACGGTCAAACGTCTTTATACGGGTCCCCATGTTGTCGTGTCCGACATTAAAGATGTTGTAAGATAACAGAGGTTTAGCTGAGCGCGACTGTCTTATTGCACGGAAGGAGTGTAAATTGTAGTCCAGGTAATACGAGTGCTGGAACCGGCCATTGTAGCAGATTTGTCCCTCTTGGGGGCCGTTGAAGGGCGTGTTAGTGTTGTACATCCTCAACACCTCGCAGGCAGAGTGAGTTATACCTACAAAAGACAAAATAGTAAGGTTTGCAGTGCGTAGAAAGACTTAcggacaagctgtagaaagaGTGGTCAGGAATATAGATCAACACGTTGAAGTCTTATATTGTGCGCTTCTCTTGAGTTCTATGACCATCTCAGCATTAGCCCTCACACGgaacaaaaaaatgttgaCGTTATTTTTCGAAGATCTTCAGTGCCGTGCACCCTCTTTCTTCACCCTTTTCTCCACTATCCACCGTGTTCCTCATCACTTCCTCGCCCACTTTTTTCACCCTTATGCCTACTCCACCTCCCCCCCTGTTCTCCTTATCCTCCGTCTACTTTCTTCCTTCACCCTCCTCTTTACTCCATCCCCTGTTCTCCCTATCCTCCGTCTACTTTCTTCCTTCACCCTTCTCTACTCCACCCCCTGTTCTCCCTATTACCGTCTTCTTTCTTCCTCCACCCTTCTCTCTACCCCAGCCCCCTGTTCTCACCATCCCCGACTACTTACCTTCCTTTACCCTCCCATCTACTTCACCCTCCTGTTCTCCTTATCCCCCGTCTACTTTCCTCCCTTCACCCTTATTCCTTCTCCACCCCCTGTTATCCCTaccccccgtctacttttcttcCTTCACCCTTCTCTCTACTCCATCCCCCTGTTCTCCCTATCCCCCGTCTACTTTCTTTCCTTCACCTCCCTCTCTACTCCACCCCCCTGTTCTCCCTATCCCCCGTCTACTTTCTTCCTTCACCCTTCTCTCTACTCCATCCCCCTGTTCTCCCTATCTCCCGTCTACTTTCTTTCCTTCACCTCCCTCTCTACTCCATCCCCCTGTTCTCCCTATCCCCCGTCTACTTTCTTCCTTCACCCTTCTCTACTCCAGCCCCCTGTTCTCTCTATCCCTCGTCTACTTTCCTTCCTTCACCCTTATGTCTACTTCACCCCCCTGTTCTCCTAACGCCCTCCCCCTCCATCCCCACCCACCTGTGTGATCAATGCCCTCCTTCTCCAGTGCATCCGCCAGTACGTTCCAATCATAGCCCTTCGCCATGTCCACCAGCAGCCCCCAGTAACCCTTCCAGCACAGGTCTTCTTGCCACATCGTCTGGTAGCCAGCGCGCCGGAAATGACGAAACAGCTTTCCCATTTCGACTGAGCGCACTGCATCACGGTCTTCGGTTATTGGGAAAAGTTTTCCTGTGAATAGCGCATGCGTGTTTTCCGCGGTGTGGCCTTCAACGGCTTGGAATAACTCGAAGTCAAACACCTGAGCGGGTGCGTCCTCACTTCGGGACCAATTCTTAAAGAGGTTAATTGTCTCGGGGAGAGATCTGTAAAAGTGCGCTCTGGCCACTGAATCGATTAAAATAACATTCACATTTAAAGTGTTCTTGGGTCGAGCATTCtcatgtttctgtatcgtcaAAACAGGGCTGACTGGTAATAGTTGACGAATCACCTCGCTAGTTCTGTTGCATTCGATAAACACATAGTGAAACTTGTTAAGAGCGTTTTGTTTCAGGATTCGTGGGAGTGCAGCCGCCAGTGTTTTAATCGTCGAAAAGGTTTCGATGGCATCGTGTTCACCATTCATCGGGTTCATACTTCGAGTCCTGATAGTGTCTTGATCACAAAGGTGATCATTGCAGCGCGCTTCAATCTGCTTCTTTTCCCGTGTTACAGTCACGCTACAAATATCGGCTTTGTGAGGATCATTACATGTAAGTGAAGGTATTTCCAGGTTGTAGAATTGATAGGCCGTCTTACAGGCCTCAAGGGTTGGCCTGTGTGGTGTACACTTGCCATACGGTGGCAAGCCTTCCTGAGATAGACTGTTATTAGGGCACGTCGCTCGTGATAAAATCTTTCTCTCGACCTCCTCTTTTTTCCTGTCTTCATCCTCATCTTCTTCGTTGTTATCTTCATCTCCGATGCCGTCACCCTTGGCAACACCCAT is a window from the Nematostella vectensis chromosome 9, jaNemVect1.1, whole genome shotgun sequence genome containing:
- the LOC5510968 gene encoding uncharacterized protein LOC5510968: MVAPGKTSFITPGRCHGSRCVKGLCIAVAATVLINWMFLGQSGNAKPGIAQLNKRTINIGYDGDAQSGNLNLERTSLKGSNLRQSDDPSVGFGKDFSSLENTAKEISARSIVDKLLQVKKIYQKDKYIYLKFKIKDTDSQDANEEQKEEIAGGILKIENYRNNIGGGRAIRKYNHFDTKGLNENRETVSVKVDAKIDVKGYESAALEKKKMKVMDYERYKKVDAKIDVKDNEETLIEKVDAKGNGNENEQMKTEQGDAGIDDNDEGEKKTAKVDAKSNDNENKQMNRDQGDGNIDDEDDGKKKTAKVDANGDEYKIDEAIKNTASAKIDVTENEEMGVAKGDGIGDEDNNEEDEDEDRKKEEVERKILSRATCPNNSLSQEGLPPYGKCTPHRPTLEACKTAYQFYNLEIPSLTCNDPHKADICSVTVTREKKQIEARCNDHLCDQDTIRTRSMNPMNGEHDAIETFSTIKTLAAALPRILKQNALNKFHYVFIECNRTSEVIRQLLPVSPVLTIQKHENARPKNTLNVNVILIDSVARAHFYRSLPETINLFKNWSRSEDAPAQVFDFELFQAVEGHTAENTHALFTGKLFPITEDRDAVRSVEMGKLFRHFRRAGYQTMWQEDLCWKGYWGLLVDMAKGYDWNVLADALEKEGIDHTGITHSACEVLRMYNTNTPFNGPQEGQICYNGRFQHSYYLDYNLHSFRAIRQSRSAKPLLSYNIFNVGHDNMGTRIKTFDRDLREYVDLIGREKDTITILLADHGNTYTRYTSAIAEGRFEMFHPSLFVIVPSNVATILGKEAVAALRTNQRRLTTMIDIHHALRALAGPITNGVRPDGIFGQIPDRTCNDVELRTPNLCVCEGWDSPTTNDTLKLALVEFAIGQLNNKIQQQFVGANGESAVAVTRACAKLKALSFYNVRERNSNGSMLTTMEIAVPSGDFVSQKEDVFQVEVKSRLSLETDSLDMELVHYERVSMFGKYKSCADKGVNPKLCVCSKHKKALTSKRDLRAEVLNVWWPLGKVYYKQLKSIGCLFLAKRVHGKSDAIGYDIANVCKRRTYTVRVVYTEANNIKMSHKSPVTVVVPAGGVTFVFSARKHYYYMEGRVRLKASVIY